From the Primulina tabacum isolate GXHZ01 chromosome 15, ASM2559414v2, whole genome shotgun sequence genome, one window contains:
- the LOC142527434 gene encoding uncharacterized protein At4g00950-like, giving the protein MEGRDERQHSARNILILTPPNLPLLNLNIYAPSMNGHSPSPRHSGAETPPLQALASVPFRWEEQPGKPRHCAAVLPEPMKCLELPPYKASKTPSPTAVLDGPYNVGRPKFSSFRYFRDSSDSYSSSPADDAALIGNKRITRQKATGLFGRSLRWKVVTGQKENDRGTFGCSPSDDTKVEIEANTRRNAKSTPLWASIYEGLKHVIPWKSAKKSKKDDQYR; this is encoded by the exons ATGGAAGGAAGGGACGAACGCCAGCACTCTGCGCGGAATATACTGATTCTCACTCCGCCTAACCTTCCattgttgaacttgaacatataTGCGCCATCCATGAACGGCCACTCTCCTAGTCCTCGACACTCAG GTGCGGAAACCCCGCCGCTGCAGGCCTTAGCTTCGGTTCCATTCAGATGGGAGGAGCAGCCAGGAAAGCCCCGACATTGCGCAGCAGTTCTACCCGAACCCATGAAGTGCTTGGAGCTTCCACCCTACAAAGCTTCCAAAACGCCGTCGCCCACTGCAGTCCTCGACGGGCCTTACAATGTGGGACGACCCAAGTTCTCTTCCTTCAGATATTTTAGAGATTCCTCAGACAGTTACAGCAGCAGTCCTGCGGATGATGCAGCACTTATCGGCAACAAACGTATTACAAGGCAAAAGGCAACAGGGCTATTCGGGAGAAGCTTGAGATGGAAGGTGGTGACTGGTCAAAAGGAGAACGACAGGGGTACTTTCGGGTGCTCACCCTCCGACGATACTAAGGTTGAAATCGAGGCAAATACGAGAAGAAATGCGAAATCTACTCCCCTGTGG GCGTCCATATACGAGGGCTTGAAGCACGTTATACCATGGAAGAGTGCAAAAAAATCGAAGAAAGATGACCAATATCGCTGA
- the LOC142526413 gene encoding auxin response factor 18-like isoform X1, translating to MAHADGLRGAGSHGTGDKNDIGRDDLYTELWKACAGPLVDVPCNGERVYYFPQGHMEQLEASTNQESNLKIPRFNLPPKILCRVLNIKLLAEAETDEVYAQITLCPELDQTEPTTLDPSLPDPPKQIVHSFCKILTASDTSTHGGFSVLRKHANECLPQLDMTQPTPNQDLVAKDLHGYEWKFKHIFRGQPRRHLLTTGWSTFITSKRIIAGDSFVFLRSENGQLRVGVRRLARQVSSMPPSVISSQSMHLGVLATASHAITTHTIFVVYYKPRTCQFIIGLNKYLEAMHHKFSLGMRFKMRFEGEDSPERRFAGTIVGVGDLSSEWTSSNWRSLKIQWDEPAAILRPERVSPWEIEPFVPSASVNVLQSPMKIKRPRPLDLPFTAGTQHENMITPGASPLRHPKPTKSLESFSPLTSNDVQINKSQVVWPPKPKDARVSWPLMSPSNVSINHFQESIENLSVQSVLPGYPTPISLRDSNCLSQVEDIKKSETASVCRLFGIDLRNDSKKMLPHGKEVSLTCTGIPNKRLEADAVDNAEKNLSKEKKHVEPEVSLSDSRAKQGYSSSSRTRIKVQMQGIPVGRGIDLSAFEGYDDLLSALENMFEIKGELHHRSRWEVVYTDIEGDMMLVGDDPWQEFRKIAKKICIYSSEEVKKMSKNCKFPLLSRHGEGMIGSIENELNSEA from the exons ATGGCGCATGCTGATGGGTTGAGAGGAGCAGGTTCTCATGGAACAGGTGATAAAAATG ATATTGGAAGAGATGATCTCTATACAGAGTTGTGGAAGGCATGTGCTGGACCTTTAGTGGATGTTCCTTGTAATGGAGAGAGAGTTTACTACTTTCCTCAGGGTCATATGGAACAA TTAGAAGCATCAACAAATCAggaatcaaatctgaaaatacCTAGGTTCAATCTTCCTCCAAAGATTCTCTGTCGGGTTTTGAACATTAAATTACTG GCGGAAGCGGAGACCGATGAAGTTTATGCCCAAATCACTTTATGCCCAGAACTGGAT CAAACTGAACCGACTACTCTGGATCCATCCTTACCTGATCCACCAAAGCAGATTGTTCATTCTTTTTGTAAAATATTGACTGCATCTGATACGAGCACTCATGGAGGTTTTTCCGTCCTTCGAAAGCATGCCAATGAATGTCTGCCTCAGTTA GATATGACTCAACCAACCCCAAACCAGGATCTGGTTGCCAAAGATCTTCATGGATATGAGTGGAAATTCAAGCACATATTTAGAG GTCAACCTAGAAGACACCTACTTACAACTGGATGGAGTACATTCATTACCTCTAAGCGAATAATTGCGGGTGATTCTTTTGTCTTTTTGAG GAGTGAAAATGGGCAACTGCGAGTCGGGGTTCGCCGTCTTGCTCGGCAAGTGAGTTCCATGCCACCTTCTGTCATCTCCAGCCAAAGCATGCATCTGGGAGTTCTTGCTACTGCATCACATGCCATCACAACGCATACAATATTTGTGGTGTACTACAAGCCAAG GACATGCCAATTCATTATTGGGTTGAACAAATACTTAGAGGCCATgcatcataaattttcattgGGGATGCGTTTCAAGATGAGATTTGAAGGGGAAGATTCTCCTGAGAGAAG GTTTGCAGGGACCATTGTTGGTGTTGGAGACTTGTCTTCAGAATGGACAAGCTCTAATTGGCGGTCTCTAAAG ATTCAATGGGATGAACCAGCAGCCATACTGCGGCCAGAGAGAGTCTCACCATGGGAGATTGAGCCTTTTGTACCTTCTGCTTCAGTAAATGTATTACAATCACCCATGAAGATCAAAAGACCTCGACCCCTCGATCTTCCTTTCACTGCTGGAACACAACATG AAAACATGATCACCCCAGGTGCTTCTCCTCTTCGACATCCGAAACCAACAAAATCTCTCGAGTCATTTAGCCCCTTAACTTCTAATGATGTCCAAATCAACAAAAGCCAAGTTGTTTGGCCTCCAAAGCCGAAAGATGCTAGAGTATCATGGCCATTAATGTCACCATCGAATGTTTCTATAAACCATTTTCAAGAATCTATCGAAAATCTATCTGTACAATCTGTCCTTCCCGGTTATCCAACCCCTATCTCATTGAGGGACAGTAATTGCCTCAGCCAAGTTGAAGATATAAAGAAGTCTGAAACTGCATCAGTTTGCAGATTATTTGGAATTGATTTAAGGAACGATTCAAAGAAAATGCTCCCACATGGAAAGGAAGTCTCTTTAACTTGTACAGGCATTCCCAATAAAAGACTTGAAGCTGATGCGGTGGACAATGCTGAAAAGAATTTATCAAAAGAAAAAAAGCATGTCGAGCCAGAGGTTTCTCTGAGTGATAGTCGGGCCAAGCAGGGTTATTCTTCATCTTCAAGAACTCGAATTAAG GTTCAAATGCAGGGGATTCCCGTTGGACGTGGCATTGATTTGAGTGCTTTTGAAGGCTATGATGACCTTCTCAGTGCGCTGGAGAATATGTTTGAGATTAAGGGAGAACTTCATCATAGAAGCAGGTGGGAAGTTGTGTACACCGACATTGAAGGGGACATGATGCTCGTGGGTGATGATCCATGGCA GGAATTTCGTAAAATTGCTAAAAAGATATGCATATACTCCAGTGAGGAAGTAAAGAAGATGAGTAAAAATTGCAAGTTTCCCTTGTTATCTCGACATGGCGAAGGCATGATCGGAAGCATAGAGAATGAACTGAACTCAGAAGCATGA
- the LOC142526413 gene encoding auxin response factor 18-like isoform X2, translating into MAHADGLRGAGSHGTDIGRDDLYTELWKACAGPLVDVPCNGERVYYFPQGHMEQLEASTNQESNLKIPRFNLPPKILCRVLNIKLLAEAETDEVYAQITLCPELDQTEPTTLDPSLPDPPKQIVHSFCKILTASDTSTHGGFSVLRKHANECLPQLDMTQPTPNQDLVAKDLHGYEWKFKHIFRGQPRRHLLTTGWSTFITSKRIIAGDSFVFLRSENGQLRVGVRRLARQVSSMPPSVISSQSMHLGVLATASHAITTHTIFVVYYKPRTCQFIIGLNKYLEAMHHKFSLGMRFKMRFEGEDSPERRFAGTIVGVGDLSSEWTSSNWRSLKIQWDEPAAILRPERVSPWEIEPFVPSASVNVLQSPMKIKRPRPLDLPFTAGTQHENMITPGASPLRHPKPTKSLESFSPLTSNDVQINKSQVVWPPKPKDARVSWPLMSPSNVSINHFQESIENLSVQSVLPGYPTPISLRDSNCLSQVEDIKKSETASVCRLFGIDLRNDSKKMLPHGKEVSLTCTGIPNKRLEADAVDNAEKNLSKEKKHVEPEVSLSDSRAKQGYSSSSRTRIKVQMQGIPVGRGIDLSAFEGYDDLLSALENMFEIKGELHHRSRWEVVYTDIEGDMMLVGDDPWQEFRKIAKKICIYSSEEVKKMSKNCKFPLLSRHGEGMIGSIENELNSEA; encoded by the exons ATGGCGCATGCTGATGGGTTGAGAGGAGCAGGTTCTCATGGAACAG ATATTGGAAGAGATGATCTCTATACAGAGTTGTGGAAGGCATGTGCTGGACCTTTAGTGGATGTTCCTTGTAATGGAGAGAGAGTTTACTACTTTCCTCAGGGTCATATGGAACAA TTAGAAGCATCAACAAATCAggaatcaaatctgaaaatacCTAGGTTCAATCTTCCTCCAAAGATTCTCTGTCGGGTTTTGAACATTAAATTACTG GCGGAAGCGGAGACCGATGAAGTTTATGCCCAAATCACTTTATGCCCAGAACTGGAT CAAACTGAACCGACTACTCTGGATCCATCCTTACCTGATCCACCAAAGCAGATTGTTCATTCTTTTTGTAAAATATTGACTGCATCTGATACGAGCACTCATGGAGGTTTTTCCGTCCTTCGAAAGCATGCCAATGAATGTCTGCCTCAGTTA GATATGACTCAACCAACCCCAAACCAGGATCTGGTTGCCAAAGATCTTCATGGATATGAGTGGAAATTCAAGCACATATTTAGAG GTCAACCTAGAAGACACCTACTTACAACTGGATGGAGTACATTCATTACCTCTAAGCGAATAATTGCGGGTGATTCTTTTGTCTTTTTGAG GAGTGAAAATGGGCAACTGCGAGTCGGGGTTCGCCGTCTTGCTCGGCAAGTGAGTTCCATGCCACCTTCTGTCATCTCCAGCCAAAGCATGCATCTGGGAGTTCTTGCTACTGCATCACATGCCATCACAACGCATACAATATTTGTGGTGTACTACAAGCCAAG GACATGCCAATTCATTATTGGGTTGAACAAATACTTAGAGGCCATgcatcataaattttcattgGGGATGCGTTTCAAGATGAGATTTGAAGGGGAAGATTCTCCTGAGAGAAG GTTTGCAGGGACCATTGTTGGTGTTGGAGACTTGTCTTCAGAATGGACAAGCTCTAATTGGCGGTCTCTAAAG ATTCAATGGGATGAACCAGCAGCCATACTGCGGCCAGAGAGAGTCTCACCATGGGAGATTGAGCCTTTTGTACCTTCTGCTTCAGTAAATGTATTACAATCACCCATGAAGATCAAAAGACCTCGACCCCTCGATCTTCCTTTCACTGCTGGAACACAACATG AAAACATGATCACCCCAGGTGCTTCTCCTCTTCGACATCCGAAACCAACAAAATCTCTCGAGTCATTTAGCCCCTTAACTTCTAATGATGTCCAAATCAACAAAAGCCAAGTTGTTTGGCCTCCAAAGCCGAAAGATGCTAGAGTATCATGGCCATTAATGTCACCATCGAATGTTTCTATAAACCATTTTCAAGAATCTATCGAAAATCTATCTGTACAATCTGTCCTTCCCGGTTATCCAACCCCTATCTCATTGAGGGACAGTAATTGCCTCAGCCAAGTTGAAGATATAAAGAAGTCTGAAACTGCATCAGTTTGCAGATTATTTGGAATTGATTTAAGGAACGATTCAAAGAAAATGCTCCCACATGGAAAGGAAGTCTCTTTAACTTGTACAGGCATTCCCAATAAAAGACTTGAAGCTGATGCGGTGGACAATGCTGAAAAGAATTTATCAAAAGAAAAAAAGCATGTCGAGCCAGAGGTTTCTCTGAGTGATAGTCGGGCCAAGCAGGGTTATTCTTCATCTTCAAGAACTCGAATTAAG GTTCAAATGCAGGGGATTCCCGTTGGACGTGGCATTGATTTGAGTGCTTTTGAAGGCTATGATGACCTTCTCAGTGCGCTGGAGAATATGTTTGAGATTAAGGGAGAACTTCATCATAGAAGCAGGTGGGAAGTTGTGTACACCGACATTGAAGGGGACATGATGCTCGTGGGTGATGATCCATGGCA GGAATTTCGTAAAATTGCTAAAAAGATATGCATATACTCCAGTGAGGAAGTAAAGAAGATGAGTAAAAATTGCAAGTTTCCCTTGTTATCTCGACATGGCGAAGGCATGATCGGAAGCATAGAGAATGAACTGAACTCAGAAGCATGA
- the LOC142526413 gene encoding auxin response factor 18-like isoform X3, with translation MAHADGLRGAGSHGTGDKNDIGRDDLYTELWKACAGPLVDVPCNGERVYYFPQGHMEQLEASTNQESNLKIPRFNLPPKILCRVLNIKLLAEAETDEVYAQITLCPELDQTEPTTLDPSLPDPPKQIVHSFCKILTASDTSTHGGFSVLRKHANECLPQLDMTQPTPNQDLVAKDLHGYEWKFKHIFRGQPRRHLLTTGWSTFITSKRIIAGDSFVFLRSENGQLRVGVRRLARQVSSMPPSVISSQSMHLGVLATASHAITTHTIFVVYYKPRTCQFIIGLNKYLEAMHHKFSLGMRFKMRFEGEDSPERRFAGTIVGVGDLSSEWTSSNWRSLKIQWDEPAAILRPERVSPWEIEPFVPSASVNVLQSPMKIKRPRPLDLPFTAGTQHGASPLRHPKPTKSLESFSPLTSNDVQINKSQVVWPPKPKDARVSWPLMSPSNVSINHFQESIENLSVQSVLPGYPTPISLRDSNCLSQVEDIKKSETASVCRLFGIDLRNDSKKMLPHGKEVSLTCTGIPNKRLEADAVDNAEKNLSKEKKHVEPEVSLSDSRAKQGYSSSSRTRIKVQMQGIPVGRGIDLSAFEGYDDLLSALENMFEIKGELHHRSRWEVVYTDIEGDMMLVGDDPWQEFRKIAKKICIYSSEEVKKMSKNCKFPLLSRHGEGMIGSIENELNSEA, from the exons ATGGCGCATGCTGATGGGTTGAGAGGAGCAGGTTCTCATGGAACAGGTGATAAAAATG ATATTGGAAGAGATGATCTCTATACAGAGTTGTGGAAGGCATGTGCTGGACCTTTAGTGGATGTTCCTTGTAATGGAGAGAGAGTTTACTACTTTCCTCAGGGTCATATGGAACAA TTAGAAGCATCAACAAATCAggaatcaaatctgaaaatacCTAGGTTCAATCTTCCTCCAAAGATTCTCTGTCGGGTTTTGAACATTAAATTACTG GCGGAAGCGGAGACCGATGAAGTTTATGCCCAAATCACTTTATGCCCAGAACTGGAT CAAACTGAACCGACTACTCTGGATCCATCCTTACCTGATCCACCAAAGCAGATTGTTCATTCTTTTTGTAAAATATTGACTGCATCTGATACGAGCACTCATGGAGGTTTTTCCGTCCTTCGAAAGCATGCCAATGAATGTCTGCCTCAGTTA GATATGACTCAACCAACCCCAAACCAGGATCTGGTTGCCAAAGATCTTCATGGATATGAGTGGAAATTCAAGCACATATTTAGAG GTCAACCTAGAAGACACCTACTTACAACTGGATGGAGTACATTCATTACCTCTAAGCGAATAATTGCGGGTGATTCTTTTGTCTTTTTGAG GAGTGAAAATGGGCAACTGCGAGTCGGGGTTCGCCGTCTTGCTCGGCAAGTGAGTTCCATGCCACCTTCTGTCATCTCCAGCCAAAGCATGCATCTGGGAGTTCTTGCTACTGCATCACATGCCATCACAACGCATACAATATTTGTGGTGTACTACAAGCCAAG GACATGCCAATTCATTATTGGGTTGAACAAATACTTAGAGGCCATgcatcataaattttcattgGGGATGCGTTTCAAGATGAGATTTGAAGGGGAAGATTCTCCTGAGAGAAG GTTTGCAGGGACCATTGTTGGTGTTGGAGACTTGTCTTCAGAATGGACAAGCTCTAATTGGCGGTCTCTAAAG ATTCAATGGGATGAACCAGCAGCCATACTGCGGCCAGAGAGAGTCTCACCATGGGAGATTGAGCCTTTTGTACCTTCTGCTTCAGTAAATGTATTACAATCACCCATGAAGATCAAAAGACCTCGACCCCTCGATCTTCCTTTCACTGCTGGAACACAACATG GTGCTTCTCCTCTTCGACATCCGAAACCAACAAAATCTCTCGAGTCATTTAGCCCCTTAACTTCTAATGATGTCCAAATCAACAAAAGCCAAGTTGTTTGGCCTCCAAAGCCGAAAGATGCTAGAGTATCATGGCCATTAATGTCACCATCGAATGTTTCTATAAACCATTTTCAAGAATCTATCGAAAATCTATCTGTACAATCTGTCCTTCCCGGTTATCCAACCCCTATCTCATTGAGGGACAGTAATTGCCTCAGCCAAGTTGAAGATATAAAGAAGTCTGAAACTGCATCAGTTTGCAGATTATTTGGAATTGATTTAAGGAACGATTCAAAGAAAATGCTCCCACATGGAAAGGAAGTCTCTTTAACTTGTACAGGCATTCCCAATAAAAGACTTGAAGCTGATGCGGTGGACAATGCTGAAAAGAATTTATCAAAAGAAAAAAAGCATGTCGAGCCAGAGGTTTCTCTGAGTGATAGTCGGGCCAAGCAGGGTTATTCTTCATCTTCAAGAACTCGAATTAAG GTTCAAATGCAGGGGATTCCCGTTGGACGTGGCATTGATTTGAGTGCTTTTGAAGGCTATGATGACCTTCTCAGTGCGCTGGAGAATATGTTTGAGATTAAGGGAGAACTTCATCATAGAAGCAGGTGGGAAGTTGTGTACACCGACATTGAAGGGGACATGATGCTCGTGGGTGATGATCCATGGCA GGAATTTCGTAAAATTGCTAAAAAGATATGCATATACTCCAGTGAGGAAGTAAAGAAGATGAGTAAAAATTGCAAGTTTCCCTTGTTATCTCGACATGGCGAAGGCATGATCGGAAGCATAGAGAATGAACTGAACTCAGAAGCATGA